Below is a genomic region from SAR324 cluster bacterium.
ACATTGTTTATATTTCGATTTCTGTCATCAAAGTAACTTTTGGCCTCTTTGAGTAACGCAAAGAATGGGTAGTCAGCCTGCCCACTTTGAAAACTCCTGACCAAAAACTTCTATCTTGCAGAATGCAGTTGAAATAAAATTGATACAGCTGTTGAAGCTAAAACATTCTAACGCTTAGAGCTGTAGTGAGAGAAGAATAAAACATATTATTCGGAAGGAGGACCTCCGCATTTCGTCTATGACGAGTAGCAGTCGCTTGCAAACAATTGAATTAATCAGAGCAAGATAATCTCATTCAAATGGGCTAGGATGAGTCTAAATTCTCAACAGAGGTGTGATGGTAAAGTTGAGGAGAAAATAGATTATTGAGTAAGCTTCTCTGTAGATGCTCATCAGCAATAAAAAAACGATTTACTTCACTTGGTGCAAGATGGTTTGCACAAGTGTTTTGCACAAGTCGAAAACACTGTTGACAACACAGCAAAACCAACTAGGACAGCGACTCCCTTTTCAAATTGTTCATATCCACCAACACCTACTACCATTGCACCCCCCAGCACACCAAATCCCATCTGAGTAGCTCCAACAATTCCGGAAGCACTTCCCCCAAGTTCTCCTGCAGACGCTATAGCTCCCATCGTCGTTGTTGCCATTACAAACCCAGCCGAAAAGCCAAAGAAAAAGCTGGGAATTCCTATCAAAATAGGGTGGCTCACGCTTAGTAAGCTGGGCAAAAGCAAAGCACTAATCGCAAAAATAGATAATACACCTCCTAGTTGAGCCATTCTTTCGAGGCCTAGTTGATGAACCAGATGCTTTGTTAAGAAATTTCCAAAAGCAAAACCAATTGGGCTGAACATAAACCAGAAACCAACTTCTGCAGTATTGACTCCTATCCTCTGATACTCAAAAGGAATGAAGCCAATCATTGTAAACCAGATTCCAACACAACAGGCGGAAGCCAGCATGAAGGCTAAGAATAATCGATTGGTCATAAGTGCGAGATAATCTCTTATAAAATTTCTCAACTCAATTCTTTTTAGTTGTTGAAGGTTGGTTTCAGGAAGGAGGATCATGTTCAATACAAGCGGCACCATTCCTGCGAGGAAGATTCCCAGCATAACCCCCCTCCAGCTAACCAGATCAGTAATCAGGCCCCCAAAAGCGAAGCTACAGATAGGCACAACAAGCATAATACCTGTGATCAGTGCGAGAGCACTTGCACTCTCTAAACGGCCATAAGAGTCATTGATAATCGCTCTGATAATTGAATAGACTGAGGCAGCACCAAATCCCTGAAGGATTCTTGCTAGAATTAACGTTTCAAATGATTCAGCCAAAGCTGCTATCAGGCCGCCAAGTGCTAAAATAGCTAGGCCAAAGAATAATGGCCGTCGACGGCCATAGCGATCTGAGAAAACACCATAAATCAATTGAAAAACAGCTAGCGAGATAAAGTAACTGGATAAAAGTGACTGTGAATCAGACTCATCAACACTGAACTGCTCAGTAATAGAACTAAGAGCCGGAGAAATGATCGTTGTTCCAACTGTGCCACAACCCATGTTCAAAACTAAGAGCCAGATGGCTACCTTTTGTGGCATGTCGGACTAGTTTTTGAGAATTGAGAAAACAAGTTTTGATGACAGATTTCAAGGATCAAGAGAGGCTACTTGGAGTTATCATTTGCACAAAAGGCCAACATGATTTGATATGGTTCCAGAATGTTTTTGGGATCTCTGTGGAAC
It encodes:
- a CDS encoding MFS transporter, which encodes MPQKVAIWLLVLNMGCGTVGTTIISPALSSITEQFSVDESDSQSLLSSYFISLAVFQLIYGVFSDRYGRRRPLFFGLAILALGGLIAALAESFETLILARILQGFGAASVYSIIRAIINDSYGRLESASALALITGIMLVVPICSFAFGGLITDLVSWRGVMLGIFLAGMVPLVLNMILLPETNLQQLKRIELRNFIRDYLALMTNRLFLAFMLASACCVGIWFTMIGFIPFEYQRIGVNTAEVGFWFMFSPIGFAFGNFLTKHLVHQLGLERMAQLGGVLSIFAISALLLPSLLSVSHPILIGIPSFFFGFSAGFVMATTTMGAIASAGELGGSASGIVGATQMGFGVLGGAMVVGVGGYEQFEKGVAVLVGFAVLSTVFSTCAKHLCKPSCTK